In one Bactrocera tryoni isolate S06 chromosome 5, CSIRO_BtryS06_freeze2, whole genome shotgun sequence genomic region, the following are encoded:
- the LOC120778251 gene encoding putative RNA-binding protein Luc7-like 1, with amino-acid sequence MSATDQMRAMLDQLMGTTRNGDDGRGLKFSDARVCKSFLLDCCPHDILASTRMDLGECPKVHDLAFRADYESAAKSHDFYYDIEAMEHLQAFIADCDRRTESAKQRLKETQEELTAEVAEKANAVHALAEEIGKKLAKAEALGEAGEVEESMSLMKEIDELRTKKIKAEHEYRTSMPASTYQQQKLRVCEVCSAYLGIHDNDIRLADHFGGKLHLGFLTIREKLVELEKTAGPRKAELKRSGKINERGDDRQRSRYFVGGRELDRRSRVHRSRSRDRARRNERGGGASSSDNRSERRSEKDKERERDRDRRVNAASPVREERKRSRSRSRAHNYSSRRRSHSRERHRR; translated from the coding sequence ATGTCGGCCACGGATCAAATGAGGGCAATGCTTGATCAGTTAATGGGCACAACTCGTAATGGAGATGATGGACGCGGTCTTAAATTTTCTGACGCCCGTGTGTGTAAAAGTTTTTTGCTAGATTGTTGTCCCCATGATATTCTTGCTTCAACTCGCATGGATCTTGGAGAGTGTCCAAAAGTTCATGATTTGGCATTTAGAGCTGATTATGAAAGCGCAGCCAAATCGCATGACTTTTACTATGACATAGAGGCGATGGAGCATTTACAGGCTTTTATTGCCGACTGTGACCGTCGCACAGAATCTGCTAAACAGCGACTTAAGGAAACACAAGAGGAATTAACTGCTGAGGTGGCCGAAAAAGCAAATGCAGTACATGCATTAGCTGAAGAAATCGGCAAAAAACTGGCTAAGGCCGAAGCGCTTGGTGAAGCTGGAGAAGTGGAAGAAAGTATGTCTTTGATGAAGGAAATAGATGAATTgcgaactaaaaaaattaaagcagaaCACGAGTATCGTACATCAATGCCTGCATCAACGTATCAACAGCAAAAGTTGCGTGTATGTGAAGTTTGTTCTGCCTACTTAGGTATTCATGATAATGATATTCGACTAGCTGACCACTTCGGTGGTAAGTTGCATTTGGGATTCCTCACTATTCGTGAAAAGTTGGTAGAATTGGAAAAAACTGCAGGGCCCCGTAAAGCAGAGCTTAAACGAAGCGGAAAAATTAATGAACGCGGTGATGATAGACAAAGATCGCGATATTTTGTAGGTGGTCGTGAATTAGATCGACGTTCTCGTGTACATAGGTCTAGATCTAGAGACCGAGCACGCCGTAACGAACGTGGAGGTGGAGCAAGTAGTTCTGATAATAGATCCGAGAGACGATCAGAAAAGGACAAAGAAAGGGAAAGGGATCGTGACCGACGAGTAAATGCTGCTTCTCCTGTGAGGGAAGAAAGAAAGCGGTCAAGATCACGATCCCGTGCACATAACTACAGTTCTAGACGGAGGTCACATTCTCGTGAACGTCATCGTCGTTAA
- the LOC120776913 gene encoding translation initiation factor IF-2 — translation MAVWKFTLVPCLVLATATAIASALPHQRLQRDVSELVAAQQPAYNYLPPEPKLALPEEITATTEAIIAETETPVANAEPEPLPESAVLGADGYEYRAVRRLKYRQRVRRDVSHLSPSYLPPSQSYLPPNADDTIELNAAVPKVAPVYLPPPAEEVSTEAPIVVEEVETEPAAVPEEESQQQQEEHAQPEVRSQEGEEEAPQDSGILMDDGYHYKQPAEEMALPKAVDSEYLPPLEQGQTEAEGPEEAAVLAKDGYHYRAIKRLRL, via the coding sequence AAATTCACTCTGGTACCTTGTTTAGTGCTGGCAACAGCCACAGCAATTGCTTCAGCACTGCCGCACCAGCGCTTGCAGCGCGATGTTTCCGAGTTGGTAGCGGCACAGCAGCCGGCCTACAATTATCTGCCACCTGAGCCTAAATTAGCATTACCCGAAGAGATAACAGCCACAACTGAGGCTATCATTGCTGAAACTGAAACGCCCGTTGCCAACGCAGAACCCGAACCCTTACCAGAAAGCGCTGTACTCGGTGCCGACGGTTATGAATATCGCGCTGTACGCCGTCTGAAATACCGTCAACGTGTACGTCGTGACGTCTCACACTTGTCACCAAGCTACTTGCCGCCCAGCCAATCATATCTGCCACCAAATGCCGATGATACGATAGAGTTGAATGCAGCCGTTCCGAAAGTGGCTCCAGTCTACTTGCCACCCCCGGCAGAGGAAGTAAGCACCGAAGCGCCAATAGTTGTGGAAGAAGTCGAAACTGAACCAGCAGCAGTACCAGAAGAAGAATCACAGCAGCAGCAAGAAGAACACGCCCAACCAGAAGTGCGTTCACAGGAAGGAGAGGAGGAAGCCCCTCAAGATAGCGGTATTTTGATGGATGATGGATATCATTACAAGCAACCCGCCGAAGAGATGGCACTACCGAAGGCAGTGGACAGTGAGTACTTGCCACCACTAGAACAAGGCCAGACTGAGGCTGAGGGTCCCGAGGAGGCGGCTGTATTGGCCAAGGATGGCTACCACTACCGGGCTATAAAGCGTTTAAGattgtaa
- the LOC120776879 gene encoding SOSS complex subunit C homolog, producing MANFPTLGAQQETNRKILEDLQLKKQLLQKGNIPGLGTGISTNTLYQIPASQLLPSSDFSQSSGLANAPRSVFNATTSTTLGYFVSQDSYYGNTFIPVLPRLDPVPLN from the exons ATGGCGAATTTTCCTACTTTAGGTGCTCAGCAAG AAACTAATCGTAAAATTCTGGAGGATCTAcagttaaaaaaacaactatTACAGAAAGGTAACATTCCAGGATTAGGTACTGGAATATCCACTAATACGCTTTACCAG ATTCCTGCGAGCCAATTATTACCATCGTCGGATTTTTCTCAAAGTAGCGGACTGGCAAACGCGCCTCGTTCGGTGTTTAatgcaactacatcaacaacgtTAGGGTATTTCGTCTCCCAAGACTCTTACTACGGAAATACCTTCATACCTGTGCTACCACGACTCGATCCAGTGCCTTTGAACTAA
- the LOC120776877 gene encoding probable E3 ubiquitin-protein ligase HERC4 codes for MSIYCWGNTEHGELGLGGIEEEEILEPREIPWHPESSVVSIGCGLKHTLFLTEDGKVYSCGCNDYGQLGHQQMTKRPQHISDLGNTVFTDLSCGARHSLALSEWGQIYSWGHNDYGQLALPDSSEVVRSPKIVKKLAAQTVIQISSGCNHSLALTNCGALYAWGSNIYGQLGISPPNELAHSTSPRLVESLLGIPIAFIACGGNHSFIISKSGAVFGWGRNNCGQLGLNDCTHRHFPTQLRTLRSLCVRYITCGEQYSVFLTNDGGVFTCGKGSHGQLGHGGNLNEVLPRKVSELMGSTITQISCGSQHTLAVVPSRGRVYGFGLGCMGNFDTSKVNSCTVPHVIVGPWVSPSSSKLVDPDTKENIDDSLLVRQIFCGGNHSFVLTTKVGDKIPAADYRISEPRTQIMCLTRELAEQCAMVEKDSSIDMDLLTTIEVIFKSQACLNGSFLIENKHFCCTSKQPGVDLLQVKQTFDFIRKVEHESIKQIIWDKICNEIIASLMPSPADVETLRLYLILPLYHEFVNSKNYETLHTPFSNAVLRLKEIPRKIVVMWWAQTPIDWFENLVSNYKNVVAHIISFKIAANSGGSFEKKLVTYNSNLSAALNLLVVLHKINHKQRLEKIDCDIFHWPELTDYVDIQQDYIHWLFEKNPEAFNICNYPFLFNASAKTTLLQTDQAIQMHTAMQNAANSGILSLLTFGTPISQFIVLNVSRENLVQDTLREIMQYNQSDLKKPLKIKFHGEEAEDAGGVRKEFFMLLLRDLLDPKYGMFKEYEDSHVLWFADVTFETDDMYFLIGVICGLAIYNFIIINLPFPLALYKKLLDEPVDLTDLRDLSPTLANSMESILKYDELDFEEVFNLNFEISRDIFGESQTEELKPNGSQTPVTLDNKKEFVDLYVDFLFNKAVETQFKAFRKGFMKVCWGRVLQIFKPDELMAVVVGNEEYDWQALELQCEYKNGYNSGDQTIRWFWEVFHELPESEKKKFLLYLTGSDRIPIQGMKAIKICIQPTNDERFLPVAHTCFNLLDLPQYKTKERLKYKLLQAIQQTQGFSLV; via the exons ATGTCAATATATTGCTGGGGTAACACAGAGCATGGCGAACTTGGCCTGGGCGGCATTGAGGAAGAAGAG ATATTGGAACCACGTGAAATACCCTGGCATCCAGAAAGTTCTGTAGTGAGCATAGGATGCGGACTCAAACATACCCTGTTTTTAACGGAAGACGGAAAAGTTTATTCATGTGGATGTAATGATTATGGTCAATTGGGTCACCAACAGATGACAAAGCGGCCAC AACACATAAGTGACCTTGGAAATACTGTCTTTACGGATCTAAGTTGTGGCGCTAGACATTCTTTGGCACTCAGTGAATGGGGCCAGATTTACAGCTGGGGACATAATGACTATGGTCAATTGGCGCTGCCAGATTCGTCCGAAGTTGTACGTTCaccaaaaattgtgaaaaagctTGCTGCCCAAACTGTTATTCAAATCTCCAGTGGCTGTAATCACAGCCTTGCGTTAACCAAtt GTGGTGCTTTATACGCTTGGGGTTCAAACATTTATGGTCAGTTGGGCATATCACCGCCGAATGAATTAGCCCATTCCACTTCTCCTCGCCTGGTAGAATCATTGCTTGGAATACCTATAGCTTTTATAGCATGTGGGGGCAATCATTCATTTATAATTTCGAAATCAGGTGCTGTGTTTGGTTGGGGACGCAATAATTGTGGACAATTGGGACTCAACGACTGTACACATCGACATTTTCCAACGCAGTTGAGAACGCTTCGTAGTCTATGCGTGCGTTATATAACATGTGGCGAACAATATTCCGTATTTTTGACCAACGACGGTGGTGTATTTACATGTGGCAAAGGGTCACACGGTCAACTTGGACATGGTGGTAACTTGAACGAAGTACTGCCTCGCAAAGTATCAGAGTTAATGGGAAGTACTATCACACAAATCTCGTGTGGTTCGCAACATACTCTGGCAGTAGTGCCTTCTCGAGGGCGGGTGTACGGTTTTGGGCTAGGTTGTATGGGAAATTTTGACACAAGTAAAGTGAATAGCTGTACTGTACCGCATGTTATAGTTGGACCGTGG GTTTCTCCCAGTAGCTCTAAACTAGTCGATCCTGATACCAAAGAAAACATAGACGACTCCCTCTTAGTACGTCAAATCTTTTGTGGTGGCAATCACTCATTTGTTTTAACCACAAAAGTCGGTGATAAAATTCCTGCCGCAGATTATCGAATTAGCga ACCACGGACTCAAATTATGTGCTTAACCAGGGAGCTAGCGGAACAGTGTGCTATGGTGGAGAAGGATTCGTCGATCGATATGGACTTATTGACAACCATTGAAGTGATATTTAAAAGTCAAGCTTGCCTCAACGGATcatttttgatagaaaataaGCATTTCTGTTGTACCTCAAAACAGCCCGGCGTAGATTTGTTGCAAGTTAAACAAACTTTTGACTTTATACGCAAAGTGGAACACGAAAGCATTAAGCAAATC ATTTGGGACAAAATATGCAATGAAATAATTGCATCACTCATGCCATCGCCAGCAGACGTTGAAACTTTGAGACTTTATCTGATTTTGCCATTATATCATGaatttgtcaattctaaaaaCTATGAAACATTACATACACCCTTCAGCAATGCTGTGCTCAGACTTAAAGAAATACCTAGAAAAATTGTTGTAATGTGGTGGGCGCAGACGCCGATAGACTGGTTCGAAAACCTGGTATCGAACTACAAAAACGTGGTAGCTCATATAATCAGTTTTAAAATTGCTGCAAACTCTGGCGGCAGTTTTGAAAAGAAG TTAGTTACTTATAATTCCAATTTGTCAGCGGCTTTAAACTTGTTGGTCGTGCTACATAAAATAAATCACAAACAGCGTTTAgaaaaaatcgattgtgacattttCCACTGGCCAGAGCTGACAGATTACGTTGATATCCAACAAGACTATATACATTGgctattcgaaaaaaat CCTGAAGCTTTTAACATCTGTAATTATCCGTTTTTGTTCAACGCATCTGCTAAAACCACACTTTTACAAACAGATCAAGCCATACAAATGCACACCGCTATGCAAAATGCTGCCAATTcg gGAATCCTCTCGCTTCTTACATTTGGAACACCTATATCGCAATTTATTGTGCTGAATGTTTCACGTGAGAATCTAGTGCAGGACACTTTACGGGAAATTATGCAGTATAATCAAAGTGATTTGAAAAAGCCACTTAAG ATAAAATTCCATGGGGAGGAGGCCGAAGATGCCGGTGGTGTGCGAAAAGAGTTTTTCATGCTTTTATTAAGGGACCTCTTGGATCCGAAATATGGAATGTTCAAAGAATATGAAGACTCACACGTACTTTGGTTTGCGGATGTTACATTTGAAACAGATGATATGTACTTCTTAATTGGAGTAATTTGCGGCTTagcaatatataattttataattataaatctACCATTCCCGTTGGCGTTATATAAAAAACTACTGGATGAACCTGTCGATTTAACTGACTTGCGTGACTTATCGCCAACATTGGCAAACTCTATGGAGTCCATACTCAAATACGACGAACTCGATTTTGAGGaagtgtttaatttaaattttgaaatatctcgcgatattttcggtgaatcACAAACGGAGGAATTGAAACCAAATGGCAGCCAAACACCCGTCACTTTAGATAATAA aaaGGAGTTTGTCGATTTATATGTTGACTTTCTATTTAACAAAGCTGTAGAAACTCAGTTTAAAGCTTTTCGCAAAGGATTTATGAAg GTTTGTTGGGGACGagtgttacaaattttcaaacctGATGAATTAATGGCTGTGGTTGTGGGAAACGAGGAATACGACTGGCAAGCTCTCGAGCTACAGTGTGAATACAAAAACGGTTACAACTCTGGCGATCAAACA ATAAGATGGTTTTGGGAAGTATTCCACGAGTTGCCGGAGagtgaaaagaaaaagtttctCCTATATTTGACTGGAAGCGACCGAATTCCCATTCAAGGAATGAAAGCGATCAAA atttGTATACAGCCAACAAATGATGAACGATTTCTTCCTGTAGCCCACACGTGCTTCAATCTATTAGATTTACCTCAGTACAAGACTAAAGAGCgtttaaaatacaaattgcttcaggctattcaacaaactcaGGGTTTTAGTTTAGTATAA
- the LOC120776878 gene encoding rRNA N6-adenosine-methyltransferase METTL5 gives MACIKLKKLEEYLHGVDTFEKPKIKLEQYITPPHIASCVLYNIQTLYGDIEGKYVGDLGCGSGMLSIGSFLLGAGMTTGFEIDDDALNMFQTNVTDMELPGIDCILCDVLTLSNNEKWENAFDTIITNPPFGTKNNSGIDMLFVQTGVYLASGAVYSFHKSSTRDYIHKKVKDWNVKGNVVAELKYNIDTSYSFHKSKSVDINVDFWRFDVSEKTV, from the exons ATGGCTTGTATAAAGCTAAAAAAGTTGGAGGAGTACTTACATGGAGTAGATACATTTGAAAAGCCGAAAATCAAATTAGAACAATACATAACACCGCCCCATATAGCTAGTTGCGTGCTTTATAACATTCAG ACACTATACGGAGATATTGAAGGGAAATATGTAGGAGACTTAGGGTGTGGAAGTGGCATGCTAAGTATCGGTTCATTCTTACTTGGAGCTGGCATGACCACAGGTTTTGAAATCGATGACGATGCtctaaat atgtTTCAAACCAATGTAACAGATATGGAATTGCCTGGTATAGATTGTATTTTATGTGACGTACTAACGTTGTCTAACAATGAAAAATGGGAAAATGCTTTTGACACAATTATTACCAACCCTCCGTTCGGGACAAAAAATAATAGTGGAATCGATATGTTATTTGTTCAGACTGGTGTATATCTAGCTTCGGGAGCAGTTTATTCATTTCACAAAAGTTCCACACG GGACTACATTCATAAAAAGGTTAAAGATTGGAACGTAAAAGGGAATGTGGTTGCGGAACTGAAGTATAATATTGACACCAGTTATTCCTTTCACAAAAGCAAAAGCGTTGACATCAATGTGGATTTTTGGAGATTCGATGTATCTGAGAAAACGGTTTGA